One genomic segment of Arthrobacter sp. zg-Y1110 includes these proteins:
- the folP gene encoding dihydropteroate synthase — MDSLAAAPGTGPATSPLPVLRPARKARKLSDLPTDRTLVMGVLNVTPDSFSDGGQFADTDAAIRAGLKMHYEGADIIDVGGESTRPDSVRVSPEEEQERVLPVVEALVRAGALISIDTMNAATAEKAIGAGAAIINDVSGTETDPGMPGLVARTGVSYILMHSRGNVRSNDPNASYADVVEEVAAEMLKVRDRFYAAGAAPEQIILDPGLGFSKDGEHNWELLRGIDRLGALGHRVLIGASRKRFLGSLLTSYGKAAQPLERDNATVAVTALAASAGAWAVRVHNVPASLDAVKVAAAWKG; from the coding sequence ATGGATTCACTCGCTGCCGCACCCGGCACCGGACCGGCAACCTCCCCGTTGCCCGTACTGCGGCCCGCCCGCAAGGCGCGCAAGCTCTCCGACCTTCCCACCGACCGCACCCTGGTCATGGGCGTCCTCAACGTCACGCCCGATTCCTTCAGCGACGGCGGGCAATTCGCCGATACCGACGCAGCAATCCGTGCGGGGCTGAAGATGCACTACGAAGGCGCGGACATCATCGACGTCGGCGGTGAATCCACCCGGCCTGACTCCGTCCGCGTCTCCCCGGAAGAGGAGCAGGAGCGGGTCCTGCCCGTGGTCGAGGCCCTGGTCCGTGCAGGAGCCCTCATCAGCATCGACACCATGAATGCGGCCACGGCGGAAAAGGCGATTGGAGCCGGCGCCGCGATCATCAATGACGTGTCCGGCACCGAAACCGATCCTGGGATGCCCGGGCTTGTTGCTCGTACGGGGGTCTCCTACATCCTTATGCACAGCCGCGGCAACGTCCGCAGCAATGACCCCAACGCCAGCTACGCCGACGTCGTCGAAGAGGTGGCAGCGGAAATGCTGAAGGTCCGTGACCGGTTCTACGCCGCCGGTGCGGCCCCCGAACAGATCATCCTCGACCCCGGACTGGGCTTCTCCAAGGACGGCGAACACAACTGGGAGCTGCTGCGCGGAATCGACCGTCTCGGCGCCTTGGGCCACCGCGTACTTATCGGTGCATCCCGCAAGCGTTTCCTCGGCTCGCTGCTCACCAGCTACGGGAAGGCTGCCCAGCCGCTGGAACGCGACAACGCTACGGTCGCGGTGACCGCACTGGCGGCGTCCGCCGGTGCCTGGGCAGTGCGCGTGCACAACGTGCCGGCCAGCCTTGATGCCGTAAAAGTCGCCGCGGCATGGAAAGGGTAG
- the folB gene encoding dihydroneopterin aldolase codes for MLSTGVSGTAPGTRDRITLSGITATGFHGVFPHERRDGQPFVVDLVLYTDLGPAAATDDLTLTAHYGEVAERVVQIITGEPLNLIEALAGRIADAVLASFPVLAAVEVTVHKPKAPITVEFGDVAVTIHRERA; via the coding sequence ATGCTGAGCACCGGAGTTTCCGGAACGGCCCCCGGAACACGGGACCGGATCACCTTGAGCGGCATCACTGCCACCGGTTTCCACGGTGTCTTCCCCCATGAGCGGCGGGACGGCCAACCCTTCGTTGTGGATCTGGTCCTGTATACCGATCTGGGGCCGGCAGCGGCCACGGATGACCTGACGCTGACGGCGCATTACGGCGAGGTTGCCGAACGCGTGGTGCAGATCATCACCGGGGAACCGCTGAACCTGATCGAGGCACTGGCGGGCCGGATTGCGGACGCCGTCCTGGCTTCCTTCCCCGTCCTTGCCGCAGTTGAGGTCACGGTGCATAAGCCGAAGGCGCCGATCACGGTGGAATTCGGCGACGTTGCGGTGACCATCCACCGGGAGCGCGCATGA
- the folK gene encoding 2-amino-4-hydroxy-6-hydroxymethyldihydropteridine diphosphokinase has product MSAVHCVLALGSNLGESRDTLSTAVADLADHPQVRLSAVSPVVRTRPVGGPEQPDYLNLVVAIETELEPHALLAHCQAVEARHHRERIVRWGPRTLDVDIITYGDLHLDDEDLTIPHPRAAVRAFVLQPWAWMEPDARLDSVPVAELAARAEDLPGLEIFEGE; this is encoded by the coding sequence ATGAGTGCCGTCCATTGTGTCCTTGCCCTTGGAAGCAACCTCGGGGAAAGCCGGGACACCCTCTCCACAGCGGTAGCGGACCTTGCAGACCATCCGCAGGTCCGGCTGAGCGCCGTTTCCCCCGTGGTCCGCACACGTCCGGTCGGCGGCCCTGAACAGCCCGACTACCTCAACCTCGTGGTGGCGATCGAAACCGAACTCGAACCGCACGCCCTGCTGGCGCACTGCCAGGCCGTCGAGGCACGCCACCACCGCGAACGCATTGTCCGCTGGGGTCCGAGGACCCTCGACGTCGACATCATCACGTACGGGGACCTGCACCTGGATGATGAGGACCTCACCATTCCGCACCCCCGTGCAGCCGTGAGGGCCTTCGTCCTGCAGCCCTGGGCCTGGATGGAACCCGACGCCCGGCTGGATTCGGTGCCCGTGGCCGAGCTGGCCGCCCGAGCCGAGGACCTTCCCGGACTCGAAATCTTCGAAGGAGAATGA
- a CDS encoding DUF3180 domain-containing protein, with product MTSIQYRWLAVIGLAAGVVGWAANFFLSENGYPAPVLSSVALVAIILVTGATLFLGLRVRSWRNGRRDRDLDPIAAARTVVLAQALAYAGALLLGWHAAVFLTQLPLWSLRPGHAGTWSSLAVSVGGILMIATGLTVERFCKLPPVDKDGTGPEPGSGDGSGDGGDYA from the coding sequence GTGACCAGCATCCAATACCGGTGGCTGGCCGTCATCGGCCTCGCTGCCGGCGTTGTGGGCTGGGCGGCGAACTTCTTCCTGTCGGAAAACGGCTATCCCGCACCCGTGCTGAGCTCGGTGGCGCTGGTGGCCATCATCCTGGTGACCGGTGCCACCCTCTTCCTCGGACTGCGGGTGCGCAGTTGGCGCAACGGCCGGCGGGACCGGGACCTGGATCCCATTGCCGCCGCCCGCACGGTTGTCCTGGCGCAGGCACTCGCCTACGCCGGGGCCCTGCTGCTCGGCTGGCATGCCGCTGTCTTCCTCACCCAGCTGCCCCTGTGGTCGCTGCGGCCGGGCCACGCGGGCACCTGGTCCTCCCTCGCCGTCAGCGTCGGCGGGATCCTGATGATTGCCACGGGGCTTACCGTAGAGCGGTTCTGTAAGCTGCCCCCTGTCGACAAGGACGGCACCGGGCCCGAGCCCGGCTCAGGAGATGGATCGGGGGATGGAGGAGATTATGCCTAG